The genomic interval TCGAATTTTATAACAAATTGTATAATAACCTCAACAGCTATTCGATGACCAAGCCTTGgcaaataatgagaaaaaaaatattcttaaactattttgattttataaatgACTATGGTTATTGATAAAGTAAGAATATTATAAATCAAACGAAGATTTTACTAATAATATATTGACAACGAACCGCCCACTTCATTAGAAGTATCAAATTTTATGATTATTTTAATAAGGACTCATTTGTTGATTATTTCACTATAGAGATCGTGTTCAAACATACTCCTTGACATAAATCCAAAGGGGTAGATCATATAGAGAGGGTTTATATGCAATTTTTAGCTATAATATGATCATCAAACCGTTCAGAATACCttcttggttgttttttttcttagttaatATGTAAAAGTTATGACTAATCATTTCCTTGAGCTAAGATTACACAGACTACTATCGCTGAAAGATGCAGTTTAAATGGGATGAATGAAACTAATCTAACTATCTTACTTAATAAAAAGGTAGCATAATTTCTCCTTATTTCATCATATTCCGATAAATGATAAAATGGcacagaataaaaaaaatctcataacTGACCACCTTCTTGATTATTTGAGCTATTCTATTGCTTTATAATCCAATTGTTAAGAAACAGCCTGAATAAGCATTATAAAAACTTGAGTATGACTGTTCTTGATCAAGgagataaaataataaaaaacaatatctCTTATAATATGTTGATGTGAATCATAGGATCTCAATAGGACCTTCCCCAATAAACTCTTACCTTAGCTTGCTCGCCACaatggaaacatttttcatgGCCAATAAGGGGTTCATATTGGAGGGGAATGCACAGGGTCTTAGCTTGACCTGTCAAGTTGTTCTCTCCTTCAGCTGCAAGCTCCTTGGTCTCAATGCCTGACCTTTCCTTCACCTTTTCCTCGCACTCCTTGATCTCGCACCAGGGAGTCAGGACGACGTTTCTGGAGTTAAGGTGAGTCATGAACTCTTGCCAAGTAGTAGCTTGCTTGGATTTATCGTTGAATCTTTGCACAGCTCTTTCATACATGCTCTCTTGGATTTTCTCAAGGATGACGGGAAGCTCCTTCTCAGTTCGATCCACTTAATTTGAAGCTTATCACCATTGTATCTGAGAACAACGCGAGCCTCTTGGTTTTCAATATCCTTTGGTCCAAGCTCGAGTCTGATGGGGACTCCCTTTAGTTCCCAGTGGTTGAATTTCCATCCTGGGTTATAGTTATCTCTGGTATCAATTTGGACTCGAATGTCAGTCTTCTTGAGGCTTTCGAAGAGAGTGATGGCAGCCTTGTTGACGTCTTGCTCTTTTCCTTTGAAGGGAATGGGGATGATGATCACCTGAACGTTGGCAACTCTTGGGGGGAGAACTAAGCCCTTATCATCACCGTGATACATGGTCATGATACCAATTGAACGAGTGGTAAGACCCCAACTTGTCTGCCAGACcaggttcttttcctttttctcgtTTTCGAACTCAATGCCGAACATCTTGGCAAAGTTTTGACCCAAATTATGGGAAGTAGCAGCTTGAATGGCCCTTCCATTTTCTGGTATCCAGGTCTCAACAGTGGAAGTTCTGAAGCCTCCTGGGAACTTTTCAGATTCGGTCTTGATTCCCTTGCAAACTGGAACAGCCAGAAGCTCCTTATAAACACGGAAGTAGAATTCAAGGTTATCGAACATTTCAACTTGAGCTTCTTCGAAGGTAGCGTGAGCGGTATGACCCTCCTGCCAAAGGAATTCTCTGGTTCTGATGAAAGGAGTTGGATGCTTGAACTCCCATCTGACGATATTGGTCCACTGGTTGAGCTTGAGGGGGAGATCACGATGACTCTTGATCCAGTTGGCATAGGCAGGATACATGATGGTCTCACTGGTTGGACGAATGGCAATTGGCTCAGCAAGATCGCTGCTTCCTGATTTGGTCACCCATGCTACTTCGGGGGCAAAACCTTCAACATGGTCCTTCTCGATTTATAGTGATTTTCTGGAAACGAACATGGGGAAATAGGCGTTTTCGACTCCGTTGGCCTTGATGAGCTTATCGAAGAAGCCTTGGATCTTTTCCCAAATAGAGTAAGCCCATGGTCTGAGAATGTAGCATCCTGAAACATCATAGTAGTCAATTAATCCGGACTTAACGATGACTTCTTGATACCATCCTGAAAAGTCAGAGCTCTTTTTGCTTCAATTCCGAGAAGATtgacttctttgtctttctcctttttctctcctttttccccgcctttcttttacttttcttatttcttttattcaaCTGGCTGCTCGTTAAGATCGAGTTTTTCGTATGAAACTTGGAAGTGGGCCAAAAACTTAAAGAAATGCTCCTTGTTAAGTTCAACAGTGGCGGAATTGTCCATGGGGTGGAATGCCCATTCTTCGAAGTCATACAATTTTTCTTCAATGATGAGCTTTTTGACATGATGCTCAGTATCGTTGGCCAAACTGAAGGGGTTAAGGGCTCCCTTCTTTGATTTCAAGACGCCTTCGAGGACCTCTTCCTTGGACATCCTGACATTGTTGTGTGTGGTGCCCACTTTTTTCCAAAAAGCTGAATATCATAAGGGCGTACCTTTTTCGGGTTTGGTGCTTGACTCAGCCAAGATCATGAAATGAGTGTTTGGCTTTTTGTCACTGAAGAGGAGACTCTTGATCAATGGACTCCTATCGAGTTTCACCTTGGCAGCCATTTCCTCCATGTTGAAAACAGCGTCATGCTCATAGAGCCTGTAAGGGATCTGGAGGTCAGCGAGGACCTTGAGGCATTCCTACCGGTTGGTAACAACAACTTGGGCCATGTTGGAATAATATGAATGAAATCTATTAAATAATCTCATCCCAatcttatttaaaaattaatacaaaaaataaaagaaataggCCAATTATGATACTAGGTTATCTATATTGTTGACAGAATTAATAAGCCAAAAAAACCCAATATTTTGAGGCTTATCCCTAGGATTGATCCCTTAAATTTGTTTGGTATAAATCAAAGCCCTCTTGGTTAATAAGTGATTTAGTTAGGCAATAATCATTCATTGATTACTTCATTCTGCTGATACCGATATCTGCTCTTGAGACTGCTAAAGCTACTCCTTCCTTCTCCACTCTATATTGAACGCACTTCTCCAATCTCATTCTACGATTTGTGGGAAATGTCGATGGACTCACAAACATCGATCTTTTCGAACATGGTTACTGCCATCTAGCTGGTAACTTTGAACGAATTGTCACTTAGACGAAGCTTGATGCTCTCAGGAGTGTCCTCATACACGCTCTTCTTGATTTATTCGATCGTGGAGTTGTTTTTTGATTTGAAGGAGTTTGTATGATTGCTGCTGATGTTGAAAGACTGTCTTGAACTATCTTTTGAACACACTGCCTTCTCCTGGAGGCTTTTGTTACTGATGTTGAATTCTTTTGATTTGGCGTAGTCGGATTGGTTTTTGGCTATGACTTTAGGCGAAAGTTTATCTCTAATTTCACT from Nymphaea colorata isolate Beijing-Zhang1983 unplaced genomic scaffold, ASM883128v2 scaffold0383, whole genome shotgun sequence carries:
- the LOC116244919 gene encoding LOW QUALITY PROTEIN: proline--tRNA ligase, cytoplasmic-like (The sequence of the model RefSeq protein was modified relative to this genomic sequence to represent the inferred CDS: inserted 1 base in 1 codon; substituted 1 base at 1 genomic stop codon) codes for the protein MAAKVKLDRSPLIKSLLFSDKKPNTHFMILAESSTKPEKGWYQEVIVKSGLIDYYDVSGCYILRPWAYSIWEKIQGFFDKLIKANGVENAYFPMFVSRKSLXIEKDHVEGFAPEVAWVTKSGSSDLAEPIAIRPTSETIMYPAYANWIKSHRDLPLKLNQWTNIVRWEFKHPTPFIRTREFLWQEGHTAHATFEEAQVEMFDNLEFYFRVYKELLAVPVCKGIKTESEKFPGGFRTSTVETWIPENGRAIQAATSHNLGQNFAKMFGIEFENEKKEKNLVWQTSWGLTTRSIGIMTMYHGDDKGLVLPPRVANVQVIIIPIPFKGKEQDVNKAAITLFESLKKTDIRVQIDTRDNYNPGWKFNHWELKGVPIRLELGPKDIENQEARVVLRYNGDKLQIXVDRTEKELPVILEKIQESMYERAVQRFNDKSKQATTWQEFMTHLNSRNVVLTPWCEIKECEEKVKERSGIETKELAAEGENNLTGQAKTLCIPLQYEPLIGHEKCFHCGEQAKAVS